In Fluviicola sp., the sequence AAACTTAAAACAATGACTCAGAAACCTTCATTTGCATTTATCGCTGCCAGCTGGGTGGCTTTCGGAACAGGATTGATCGGATACTTTGCCGGAGTATTCGGAAACAAGGAACTTCAATTGTCTGACAAAGGATATTACTTCACCGTGATTATGTTCGCACTTTTTTCCGTAATCAGTGTGCAGAAAAGCGTGCGTGACCGCCTGGAAGGAGTTCCGGTAACAGATATCTATTACGGAATCTGTTGGTTTTGCACCATTCTTTCCATCGCTCTGCTCGTTGTTGGTTTGTGGAATGCCAACATGTGGGGAAGTGAAAAAGGATTCTTCGCTTTCTCATTCGTACTCGCCGTATTCGGTGCTGTCGCCGTTCAGAAAAATACCCGCGACTCCATTTCTAAGGAGAAACCTTTCTAAATCAAACCGGCCGCTTTCCAAAAGGAAACCATTCACTTGATCAATCACCACCTAAAGAACCTTGTTTATTTTGATAAACAGGGTTTTATGTTTTACACTGTTTCCATTTCGGAACACGCAAAGTTTAACAATATTAACGCAGGAATTCACTCATTTAAGCCCTTTTTGAAATAAGAAGCGTATCTTTGCACCTAAATTTCTCAAAATATGTCTCACAAATCAGCTTTCGTAAATATTGTTGGCAGCCCAAATGTTGGTAAATCGACGCTTATGAACGGATTGGTGGGCGAAAAGCTTTCCA encodes:
- the yiaA gene encoding inner membrane protein YiaA, which codes for MTQKPSFAFIAASWVAFGTGLIGYFAGVFGNKELQLSDKGYYFTVIMFALFSVISVQKSVRDRLEGVPVTDIYYGICWFCTILSIALLVVGLWNANMWGSEKGFFAFSFVLAVFGAVAVQKNTRDSISKEKPF